TGCAGCAACGGTATAAACGGCTAACTTCCCAATCGCAATGCTAACTCCATTTAACCCCCAATCGCCAATTCCTAAAACACCCTCACCATCCGTGACTACGATCATTTTTATCTTGTCAGGAGAAGGCACGTTTTTTGTAAAAATAGAGACGAGATCTATTTCAGAATCAGCCTGTAAAAAGAGGGCATCCTGCGGTTTCTCCCAGTTTTCATGGTAGCTCATAACAGCATCGCCAATCGTTGGTGTGTAAATAATTGGCATTAACTCTGTAACATGATCCAATACTAACTTGTAAAATAATGTTCGGTTATCGCTATACATCGACATTAAAAATAGATGTTTTTCAAGCGCCGTCGTTTTTTTATTTAAAGCTATGTAAGCGCGCTCTGTTTGTTCCTCCAATGTTTCAATCGTAGCTGGTAGCAAGCCATTTAGTCCCCACGAGTCGCGTTCTTCTTTTGTAAAAGCAGTTCCTTTATTTTGAAAAGGATCTTGTAATCGGGCGTATCCATTCTTCATTTTCCATCCCACTCCTTTAGTTATCCTAGCTATATTCTACACTAGATAGGGCACAAAAATCGACTAATTCTATCCCACTTGTCATAAATGTTCGGAATTTGTATAATGGGAGGAGTTAGGTGGGATGAATGACATGGAAAAAATCGTAATTATCGGTGGGGGAATCGTCGGCATGACCGCGGCGTACTTACTTGCCAAGCAACAAAAAGAAGTGATTCTGATCGATCGAAAAGAACCTGGTCAAGCAACAATTGCCGCAGCAGGAATCATCTGTCCGTGGCTTTCCAAACGAAGAAATAAAATATGGTATGAACTTGCAAAAGATAGCGCTCGTTTTTACCCTCAAATAATGGCAGAATTAGCGCAAGATACGGCGAAAAATACGGGTTATAAAATGCTTGGGGCGCTTTGTTTACGAGAAGATGAGGAAAAACTAATGGAATTAGAACAAATCGCGATAGAAAGATGTCAAGAAGCTCCAGAAATTGGAGATATTAAACGTTTATCACGCGCAGAAACAAAAGAGAAGTTCCCGTTGGTAGACCCAGCATTTGGCGGTGTTTATGTGAGCGGCGGCGCACGAGTAGACGGGGAATCCTTGGTTTTGGCGCTTGCGGATGCAGCAACCAGACAGGGCGCTATGATTATTAAAGACAAAGCACGCTTAGAAAAAAACGGCGAAACGCTAACAGTTGTTACAAATGATACGCGTTTTTCCGCAGATAAAATAATTCTTGCAGCGGGCGCATGGCTTCCAGAATTACTACAACCATTGGGCCTTCAAGCAGCGATTCATCCACAAAAAGGACAGTTGCTCCATCTCGAATTAGAAGGGATGGATACGAATAATTGGCCTGTCGTCTTGCCACCAAGCGCTAAAAGTATTGTCCCGTTTGATGATGGACGGATGATTATTGGCGCTACTCATGAAAATGAAGGCGGTTTTGATTTAGAACCGACAGATATTGCTGTAAAAGAGATATTGGATGATATTGCTCGTTTTGCTCCAGCTGTCAAACAAGCGAAATTAGCAGAAATTCGTGTCGGAACAAGGCCGTTCACGCCTGATTTCACGCCGATTATTGGTGTTTTACCAACGACTAAAAATATTTTTGTAGCGAATGGCTTAGGTTCATCGGGTCTAACAACTGGGCCATACGTCGCTAAAATTCTTGTAGAGTTAATCGCAGGCCAGACTCCAAAAACCGATATTTCAGGATTTGATCCGAGTAACGCCATCACGTCATAAAATTAAAAAGACATCTCGCCATTTTTTCGGCACGATGTCTTTTTATGTGTTACTTCATAATCCTACGCAATTGCTTCAAATACTGATATTTCACTAGGAAATAATAGAGACTTTGTACAAGGATAAAAATGCTAATGACGATAGCAACATTTTTCCAAATTTGGAAGTCTAGAAGGTTTTGCAAAGCTATGAAAGCAACGAGTGAATGAATGATCGCAACGAGAAGTGGTAAAAAGAACATGACGCGAAGTTGTCGTGCCACAATTTTATGCAATTCGGGCTTCGTTAAACCAATTTTGAAAAGCATTTTATATTGCTGCTCGTCTCGTTTTAAGTCGCTGTGTAAGCGAAGGTAGATAAACCCAGCGGAAAAAGTATAGAAAACGGCGCCACAAAGCACAGTTAGCAACAATAGTAATCCATTAACTTGTTGCATATTCTTCCACTCCATAGCAAGTGATTCGAAGCTCGCATACTCGTTTGTTTCTGAATCTTGCTTCTTTTCATTCCATTGATACACGTGTTCTCGCAGTTTTTTTGCAGTGGCAACCGTATTTTCCCAATCAGCCATATGGAAAACAGCGTAGTGTATCTCAGAATTCGGACTTTCCTCTGGATTTTTGAAAGGAATCTCTGCATTCCGAACAAGCGTGTCAATATCCGATTGATTGGCGATGATGGTTACGTCTTCTATACTGCTCATACTATAGTTGAACGCAAATCGATTGAGTGGTGCTACTTTATCAACAGGCATCGTTATTTCCCCATTTTCAAATTGGAAATCGATTTGTTTTGGCTTGTTGGCGGAGAGTTCATCTAGGCTAGGATTACTGCTTGGAAGCAATATGACGCTGCCTTTTGGTGTACTGAGATGTGGCTCGTCGCGCAAGACCATTAATTTATTGTAATCATCTACCGAAAGCAACGTATAGTAGGAATCACCAGCACTGATTTGATGAAAACGCCCGCTGGCTTCTTTGTAGCTCTCCTTTTTAAAAGCATTTTCCGTGTACTGGATTAAATCTGGGCTCACCGAATTTTTCCCAAAAGATGTATAGGTTATCGCATATGGATTTTGTGACATTTCTGCAAGTCCGCTACTACCAATCGCTGAACTCGTGCCCATCGCAGTGATCGCTGTTGCTGAAATAACGGCGACAATAAAAAAAGTGCTAACGTTATCGCGCATCTGATAGATAAGCTCTGAAAAAGTAAGCAAATTGGTCCGTTTGAAGAAGAAGTGCTCTTTCTTGCGCAACCGATTAAGAACGAAAACAAGCAGCTGGCTGAAGAAGAAATAAGTACCAACAACGACGAGTATCACACCAGAAAAAAGCGGTAAGAG
The sequence above is drawn from the Listeria weihenstephanensis genome and encodes:
- a CDS encoding NAD(P)/FAD-dependent oxidoreductase; this encodes MEKIVIIGGGIVGMTAAYLLAKQQKEVILIDRKEPGQATIAAAGIICPWLSKRRNKIWYELAKDSARFYPQIMAELAQDTAKNTGYKMLGALCLREDEEKLMELEQIAIERCQEAPEIGDIKRLSRAETKEKFPLVDPAFGGVYVSGGARVDGESLVLALADAATRQGAMIIKDKARLEKNGETLTVVTNDTRFSADKIILAAGAWLPELLQPLGLQAAIHPQKGQLLHLELEGMDTNNWPVVLPPSAKSIVPFDDGRMIIGATHENEGGFDLEPTDIAVKEILDDIARFAPAVKQAKLAEIRVGTRPFTPDFTPIIGVLPTTKNIFVANGLGSSGLTTGPYVAKILVELIAGQTPKTDISGFDPSNAITS
- a CDS encoding ABC transporter permease, which produces MSFRQFVINNVRRNPKVYGPYFFTSFFAVTMFFVYALLVFHPEFKDNIDSTSETMSYFAMVGFQISQVIIVIFSAFAIFYAVSTFLKTRKAEFGLLLIQGINKKQLVKLIFWENMLAGLAAVFCGIIFGFIFSKVILLICSNILSLTKTLPFYLPWKPMLLTLLVFGLMFLIISFVTSFTVRVNNLKALLASQQQPKKEIKAAWYIALLAVVLIVTGYGVVLVFANRTSFSLLPLFSGVILVVVGTYFFFSQLLVFVLNRLRKKEHFFFKRTNLLTFSELIYQMRDNVSTFFIVAVISATAITAMGTSSAIGSSGLAEMSQNPYAITYTSFGKNSVSPDLIQYTENAFKKESYKEASGRFHQISAGDSYYTLLSVDDYNKLMVLRDEPHLSTPKGSVILLPSSNPSLDELSANKPKQIDFQFENGEITMPVDKVAPLNRFAFNYSMSSIEDVTIIANQSDIDTLVRNAEIPFKNPEESPNSEIHYAVFHMADWENTVATAKKLREHVYQWNEKKQDSETNEYASFESLAMEWKNMQQVNGLLLLLTVLCGAVFYTFSAGFIYLRLHSDLKRDEQQYKMLFKIGLTKPELHKIVARQLRVMFFLPLLVAIIHSLVAFIALQNLLDFQIWKNVAIVISIFILVQSLYYFLVKYQYLKQLRRIMK